One window of the Archangium primigenium genome contains the following:
- a CDS encoding PAS domain-containing protein — protein sequence MSQLAKVLEEREEDVLRAWMGQVRQHLAPGGETHAELEDHIPLFLRQLRTVLRGETSRDHVSPEAGTSAVGREHGAQRFRLGFALGALVREYGLLRDVLLDLIAEQGLRVSLEEVRLLTNFVATAIAEAVEEHTRQQERELRTFKSLVEASDNYIALVDLEGQVTYLNPAGQRLLGFSSLEQARATSMMAFVSEDSQELVARDVVPQLLQGHTWQGEVLHRHLGTGEAIPLAAHTFPVKNEHGQVELLGSIGRDLRERKRQETERERLLRETEQLRHQAEGERARLNALFQQAPVAIGVLRGPEVVIEVANPLLCRLWGREPEQVLGRPAMDALPEMRGMGLDDEVRRVMATGVPFVATELPVQFKRGPGEALEPGHFSFVYDALRDEAGHIEGVLLIATEVSEAVLARQRVEALLRRSQEAEQARAAVMDALAEQSLIAMSYLHGPDYVAQTENALNRRLAGRDSLGQPFRQAFPELHQQGFTAMLDRVRETGAPLVNYETLLRMESTPEKPAHEMILDFVYQPVRAPGSGVAGILTLGLEVTKQVHARRDAQRMAEEERRLRDFEQHLIGIVSHDLRNPLSAILLGLQLLLRRESLDARTLQSLLRLQSSTERAVRMVRDLLDFTQARLGGGLKMERAPMDMHPVVLGVVEELRMTHPERELRLEQHGDGHGAWDGDRVAQLLGNLVSNALKYSPADSPVTVRGVGDPEALWLEVHNGGAPIAPEALPRLFQPLQRAVAGNDKATRSVGLGLYIVEQIARAHGGGVQVTSSASEGTRFTVRLPRSG from the coding sequence ATGAGTCAGTTGGCGAAGGTGCTTGAGGAGCGCGAGGAGGACGTCCTTCGCGCGTGGATGGGCCAGGTGCGCCAACATCTGGCGCCTGGGGGCGAGACCCACGCGGAGCTTGAGGATCACATCCCCCTCTTCCTGAGGCAGCTCCGGACGGTCCTGCGTGGGGAGACCTCCCGGGACCACGTCTCGCCCGAGGCGGGCACGAGCGCCGTGGGCCGCGAGCATGGCGCCCAGCGCTTCCGGCTGGGCTTCGCGCTGGGCGCGCTGGTGCGCGAGTACGGCCTGCTGCGCGACGTGCTGTTGGATCTGATCGCCGAGCAGGGACTGCGCGTCTCGCTGGAGGAGGTGCGGCTGCTCACCAACTTCGTGGCCACGGCCATCGCCGAGGCGGTGGAGGAGCACACCCGGCAGCAGGAGCGGGAGCTGCGGACCTTCAAGTCCCTGGTCGAGGCCAGCGACAATTACATCGCGCTCGTCGACCTCGAGGGGCAGGTCACCTACTTGAACCCCGCGGGCCAGCGGCTGCTGGGCTTCTCCAGTCTGGAGCAGGCGCGCGCCACCTCGATGATGGCGTTCGTGAGCGAGGACTCCCAGGAACTCGTGGCGCGCGACGTGGTGCCCCAGCTGCTCCAGGGGCACACCTGGCAGGGCGAGGTCCTCCACCGCCACCTCGGCACGGGCGAGGCCATCCCCCTGGCCGCGCACACCTTCCCGGTCAAGAACGAGCACGGACAGGTGGAGCTGCTCGGCTCCATCGGCCGGGACTTGCGTGAGCGCAAGCGCCAGGAGACCGAGCGCGAGCGGCTGCTGCGGGAGACCGAGCAACTGCGACACCAGGCGGAAGGCGAGCGCGCCCGGCTCAACGCCCTCTTCCAGCAGGCCCCCGTGGCCATCGGCGTCCTGCGCGGCCCCGAGGTCGTCATCGAGGTGGCCAATCCCCTGCTGTGCCGCCTCTGGGGACGCGAGCCCGAGCAGGTGCTGGGCAGGCCCGCGATGGACGCCCTGCCGGAGATGCGCGGCATGGGACTCGACGACGAGGTGCGCCGGGTGATGGCCACGGGCGTGCCCTTCGTGGCCACGGAGCTGCCGGTTCAATTCAAGCGAGGCCCGGGCGAAGCCCTGGAGCCCGGGCACTTCTCCTTCGTCTACGACGCCCTGCGCGACGAAGCGGGCCACATCGAGGGCGTCCTGCTCATCGCCACGGAGGTGAGCGAAGCGGTGCTCGCGCGCCAGCGGGTGGAGGCCCTGCTGCGGCGGTCCCAGGAAGCCGAGCAGGCCCGGGCCGCGGTGATGGATGCGCTCGCCGAGCAGTCGCTCATCGCCATGAGCTACCTGCACGGCCCCGACTACGTCGCCCAGACCGAGAACGCGCTCAACCGCCGGCTGGCGGGCCGGGACTCGCTGGGCCAGCCCTTCCGGCAAGCCTTTCCGGAGCTGCACCAGCAGGGATTCACCGCGATGCTCGACCGGGTGCGTGAGACCGGGGCGCCCCTGGTGAACTACGAGACCCTGCTGCGGATGGAGTCCACCCCCGAGAAGCCCGCGCACGAGATGATCCTGGACTTCGTCTACCAACCGGTGCGCGCTCCGGGCAGCGGTGTCGCCGGCATCCTCACGCTGGGGCTCGAGGTGACCAAACAGGTGCACGCGCGGCGCGACGCCCAACGCATGGCGGAGGAGGAGCGCCGGCTGCGCGACTTCGAGCAGCACCTCATCGGCATCGTGAGCCACGACCTGCGCAATCCCCTGAGCGCCATCCTGCTCGGGCTCCAGCTCCTGCTGCGCCGCGAGTCCCTGGACGCGCGCACCCTCCAGTCCCTGCTCCGGCTCCAATCGAGCACCGAGCGCGCCGTGCGCATGGTGCGCGACCTGCTCGACTTCACCCAGGCGCGGCTGGGCGGTGGCTTGAAGATGGAGCGCGCGCCCATGGACATGCACCCGGTGGTGCTCGGCGTCGTGGAGGAACTGCGGATGACGCACCCCGAGCGGGAGCTGCGGCTGGAGCAGCACGGAGACGGACACGGCGCGTGGGATGGAGACCGGGTGGCGCAACTGCTCGGCAACCTGGTGAGCAATGCCCTCAAGTACAGCCCGGCGGACAGCCCGGTCACCGTGCGCGGGGTGGGAGATCCCGAGGCCCTGTGGCTGGAGGTGCACAACGGCGGCGCGCCCATCGCGCCCGAGGCCTTGCCGCGGCTCTTCCAGCCCCTGCAGCGCGCGGTGGCGGGCAACGACAAGGCAACGCGCAGCGTGGGCCTGGGCCTGTACATCGTGGAGCAGATCGCGCGCGCGCATGGCGGCGGCGTCCAGGTGACGTCGAGCGCGAGCGAGGGCACGCGCTTCACCGTGCGCCTGCCCCGCTCGGGTTGA
- a CDS encoding S41 family peptidase, with product MNSISAAAMALVLMGCRTPAEAQVRTPMTEAKGVQSLSSAQRDAVLSAVKAAYQKAYVFPEKTPAILARLDQARAAGRYNVEAPNELASLVSRDLREASGDGHAFLEFNPQRYAAATAPAAGPPGQDLAGFDATAARRENHGLSDMRILEGNVRYLRITAFHWVSDETGQAYDAAMRFLKGGDAVLIDLRGNGGGASEAVQYLVSHFLKPGTLEITFLRAGREPVQTRALDHLPAGRMPGTPLHVLIDQGSASAAESFAYDVRQFKLGTLVGAGTAGAANNNDFVPIAPGFMLSVSAGRPVHPVSQTNWEGTGVAPDVATASEQALDAAHARALKALLAAKPAPGAGADYAWALPAVEARLQPVTLPAATVQAAPGTYGTYVVTAGKDGLWIARPGHPLWPAPRHLTPLTTGGLLAVDGVDMLRIGLKPDALELWWKGEATPRLLKRE from the coding sequence TTGAACTCGATTTCAGCCGCCGCGATGGCGCTCGTCCTGATGGGCTGCCGCACCCCCGCCGAGGCCCAGGTGCGCACCCCCATGACCGAAGCCAAGGGAGTGCAATCCCTGTCGTCGGCCCAACGGGACGCGGTGCTGAGCGCCGTCAAGGCCGCCTACCAGAAGGCCTACGTGTTCCCCGAGAAGACGCCCGCCATCCTCGCGAGACTGGACCAGGCCAGGGCGGCCGGACGGTACAACGTCGAGGCTCCCAACGAACTCGCGAGCCTGGTCTCCCGTGACCTGCGGGAGGCGAGTGGCGACGGCCATGCGTTCCTCGAGTTCAACCCGCAGCGCTATGCCGCCGCGACGGCGCCCGCCGCGGGCCCGCCCGGGCAGGACCTGGCGGGCTTCGACGCCACGGCCGCGCGCCGCGAGAACCATGGCCTGAGCGACATGCGCATCCTGGAGGGCAATGTCCGCTACCTGCGAATCACCGCGTTCCACTGGGTCAGTGACGAGACGGGACAGGCCTATGACGCCGCGATGCGCTTTCTCAAAGGCGGCGACGCCGTGCTCATCGACCTGCGCGGGAATGGCGGCGGGGCCTCCGAGGCGGTGCAGTACCTGGTCAGCCACTTCCTGAAGCCGGGCACGCTCGAGATCACCTTCCTGCGTGCCGGGCGCGAGCCCGTGCAGACGCGGGCGCTCGATCACCTCCCGGCGGGTCGGATGCCCGGCACGCCGCTCCATGTCCTCATCGACCAGGGCTCGGCGTCGGCGGCCGAGTCCTTCGCGTACGACGTGCGGCAGTTCAAGCTGGGCACGCTGGTGGGCGCGGGCACCGCCGGCGCGGCCAACAACAACGACTTCGTGCCCATCGCGCCGGGCTTCATGCTGAGCGTCTCGGCGGGGCGTCCGGTCCATCCAGTCAGCCAGACGAACTGGGAGGGCACGGGCGTGGCCCCGGACGTGGCCACCGCGTCGGAGCAGGCGCTGGACGCGGCGCATGCGCGGGCCTTGAAGGCGCTCCTCGCGGCGAAGCCCGCCCCCGGCGCGGGTGCCGACTATGCCTGGGCGCTGCCGGCGGTCGAGGCGCGCCTCCAGCCCGTCACGCTTCCCGCGGCCACGGTCCAGGCCGCCCCCGGGACCTACGGCACGTACGTGGTGACGGCCGGGAAGGACGGTCTGTGGATCGCGCGCCCCGGCCATCCGCTCTGGCCGGCGCCCCGCCACCTGACGCCGTTGACGACCGGCGGCCTGTTGGCGGTGGACGGGGTGGACATGCTGCGAATCGGCCTCAAGCCAGACGCCCTGGAGCTGTGGTGGAAGGGCGAGGCCACGCCTCGCCTCCTCAAGCGGGAGTGA
- a CDS encoding helix-turn-helix domain-containing protein, translating into MRHLIDLLDQDVEAAYAAAGLTWRPRYTPVLRALMATGPSSIRLLSRHIGISHSAVSQTVSQMVKDGLVELRPGDDARERIVVLTGRTEKMIPDLQRQWAATNAAAAQLDAELSAPLSRIVGEAIDALTQRPFGERIQQQAQALAAKSQS; encoded by the coding sequence GTGCGGCACTTGATCGACCTGCTCGACCAGGACGTCGAAGCGGCCTATGCGGCCGCCGGGCTGACGTGGCGCCCCCGCTACACCCCCGTGCTCCGTGCGCTCATGGCGACCGGGCCCTCGTCGATCCGGTTGTTGTCCCGCCACATCGGCATCAGCCATTCGGCCGTGAGCCAGACCGTGTCGCAGATGGTCAAGGACGGGCTGGTGGAGCTCCGACCGGGCGATGACGCGCGAGAGCGGATCGTCGTGTTGACCGGGCGGACCGAGAAGATGATCCCGGACCTTCAGCGGCAGTGGGCCGCCACCAACGCCGCCGCGGCCCAGCTCGACGCGGAGCTCTCCGCGCCGCTGTCCCGGATCGTCGGCGAGGCGATCGACGCGCTCACGCAACGTCCCTTCGGGGAACGGATTCAGCAACAGGCCCAGGCCCTGGCCGCGAAATCCCAGTCGTAA
- a CDS encoding fascin domain-containing protein, which produces MFQFNRSKLFLGATCAVLSLTSACAPVEGSPDGLEDVTEAAASPLVFSGVSFKTVLGGRFLSAQNNGGGAVNATATAVQAWEQFAIDDINGGSLQSGDQVFIRAGSGQYFQAANGGGSSLNAASYNRQGWETFRIVKQSGSGTIVNGDVVGLQTVTTGHWVSAANGGGGTVFAYGGALGDWEKLTISGLSGGTTPPPSGSGCDAAGLVWKTANKTNYTSYPDPGSEECVKYNGCTWAGQFAACSGTKSEAWVSARNIAAVFPNMNAYKLHDLCLKSGSKTIVVTVYDTCADSDCSGCCTRNKGSADALIDLESYTNARWGVPDGQIQWADLGPTKGTGCN; this is translated from the coding sequence ATGTTCCAGTTCAATCGCTCCAAGCTGTTCCTGGGCGCCACGTGCGCGGTGTTGTCCCTCACGAGCGCGTGCGCTCCGGTGGAGGGTTCTCCCGACGGGCTGGAGGACGTGACCGAGGCCGCCGCGAGCCCCCTGGTCTTCTCCGGGGTGAGCTTCAAGACGGTGCTCGGCGGCCGGTTCCTGAGCGCGCAGAACAACGGCGGCGGGGCGGTCAACGCCACGGCGACGGCGGTGCAGGCGTGGGAGCAGTTCGCCATCGACGACATCAACGGCGGCTCGCTGCAGAGCGGCGATCAGGTCTTCATCCGCGCCGGCTCGGGCCAGTACTTCCAGGCGGCCAACGGCGGCGGCTCCTCGCTCAACGCCGCCAGCTATAACCGCCAGGGCTGGGAGACGTTCCGCATCGTCAAGCAGAGCGGCAGCGGGACGATCGTCAACGGGGACGTCGTGGGCTTGCAGACGGTGACGACGGGCCACTGGGTGTCCGCGGCCAACGGCGGCGGCGGCACGGTGTTCGCGTATGGCGGCGCGCTCGGGGATTGGGAGAAGCTGACCATCTCCGGCCTGTCCGGTGGCACGACGCCGCCTCCGTCCGGGTCGGGCTGTGACGCGGCGGGCCTCGTCTGGAAGACCGCCAACAAGACCAACTACACCTCGTACCCGGACCCGGGCAGCGAGGAGTGCGTCAAGTACAACGGCTGTACCTGGGCCGGGCAGTTCGCGGCGTGCTCGGGCACGAAGTCCGAGGCGTGGGTGTCGGCGCGCAACATCGCCGCCGTGTTCCCCAACATGAACGCCTACAAGCTCCATGACCTCTGCCTGAAGTCCGGCTCGAAGACGATCGTGGTCACCGTGTACGACACGTGCGCCGACTCGGACTGCAGCGGCTGCTGCACCCGGAACAAGGGCAGCGCCGACGCGCTCATCGACCTGGAGAGCTACACCAACGCGCGCTGGGGCGTCCCCGACGGGCAGATCCAGTGGGCCGACCTCGGCCCGACCAAGGGCACCGGCTGCAACTGA
- a CDS encoding PilW family protein: MSHIQSRTSDGARVTHLPPQSPPKRSGLTLIEVAMVLALAAVVIGGVLTLYLSTSNQRKNTESIAAALSGVQRLLALLAGTKADPHAFTADNIVIHRARILPEEYWRPDDASVPNGAGKYVLPNGAGVTVYPATESGPPGGLIWSMTFKDAKSCMAVGKENLFADSLLVQDAQTGGRTQTIRSRDASGKIAFDMRALVQACADPATGVRNIRWIFVP; the protein is encoded by the coding sequence ATGTCTCACATTCAATCACGGACATCGGACGGCGCCCGCGTGACTCATCTTCCTCCACAGTCCCCCCCGAAGCGAAGCGGCCTCACCCTCATCGAGGTCGCGATGGTGCTCGCCCTCGCCGCCGTGGTGATCGGGGGCGTGCTGACGCTCTATCTCAGCACCAGCAACCAGCGAAAAAACACGGAATCAATCGCCGCCGCGCTCTCGGGCGTCCAACGCTTGCTCGCGCTGCTCGCGGGGACGAAGGCGGACCCCCACGCCTTCACCGCCGACAACATCGTCATCCACAGGGCCAGGATCCTGCCCGAAGAATACTGGCGCCCTGACGACGCGAGCGTCCCCAACGGCGCCGGAAAGTATGTCCTCCCCAACGGCGCCGGCGTGACGGTCTATCCCGCGACGGAGAGTGGCCCTCCTGGCGGGCTCATCTGGAGCATGACGTTCAAGGACGCCAAGAGCTGCATGGCGGTGGGGAAGGAAAACCTCTTCGCGGACAGTCTGCTCGTTCAGGACGCGCAGACCGGAGGGCGGACCCAGACCATTCGCTCCAGGGATGCCTCCGGGAAGATCGCTTTCGACATGCGCGCGCTGGTCCAGGCATGCGCGGACCCGGCAACTGGTGTCCGGAACATCCGCTGGATTTTTGTCCCCTAG
- a CDS encoding DEAD/DEAH box helicase has protein sequence MRTPTDRHLPPDREAFRSAEPPTGRVLVIAPTRAACETIELALGLHLETYLETHHGPRVRALARAGAGFGIVAGTGTGKTLAIRLIAEEVVGQAGTVPLRVGVVNREREATPELPTWNVIIVTTGIARRWFQNGDILPHDTLVIDEIHQTSAELELCLALGKRAGCRFIWLSATVDPALYARYLDSADVLEVQAFDPRKVATVTLVRREPLAFLDATFLLAVEKERRGVGVFLPTRAAVEQAALHTRTLEPRIHAAHYHGGEPLRALRPFLEGPPPLPYLLAMTAAGQSALNVQGLDTVVIEDSRFANVIERGRNVLTRVPLGNNELLQMAGRVHGRVEGGRVFILSQRELDFFALRPTGPEFQLAGDPERVALTAAALGVRADTLDLPVPLDVPTYRRVFQRLQARGIVDEQGRLTSYGRAVETLPVERAWAELLVQAEDSLLPFLAVCSAIDSLHRMTREARDLAGVEVAGSDHLTAYALYAEAYQEAGFIGEVYGLARHLFHAEKLERWAERRGVLVKALEEAALVTAGVYRSVGVALPEHLPPVDGDVYRRFADLLARVMPFDLVIDERTAAGEQARVAKTSVCGNWGAVTGVLRYFADRSGTPHASIDGTHLPADLLRTYAHRAEAGILYDPWHLSLVVEWRVTSAGFELEREREVLSTWGPERVDRARHALAEAMARGEAEHPAVRRNQPGIDEVREVWRRSGGRTAKLGVPELTALYAAQLGDVTSMDAFHAHPLALDLEAVLPREVRERFLALPDTVDLHGERVELDYEVERDEHGTPFGVVWLHLSEELARTLVEEDLPLVDRPVRLLVGHGRDAVRADTLFELQELLDLMDPSDGFD, from the coding sequence ATGCGCACGCCGACCGACCGCCATCTGCCGCCCGACCGCGAGGCGTTCCGCTCCGCCGAGCCCCCCACCGGGCGCGTCCTCGTCATCGCCCCCACGCGCGCGGCGTGCGAGACCATCGAGCTCGCGCTCGGGCTGCACCTGGAGACCTACCTCGAGACGCACCACGGCCCGCGGGTGCGCGCGTTGGCCCGGGCCGGCGCGGGCTTTGGCATCGTGGCCGGAACGGGGACGGGGAAGACGCTGGCCATCCGGCTCATCGCCGAGGAAGTGGTCGGCCAGGCGGGCACGGTTCCGCTCCGGGTGGGCGTGGTGAACCGCGAGCGCGAGGCCACGCCCGAGCTGCCCACCTGGAACGTCATCATCGTGACGACCGGCATCGCGCGGCGCTGGTTCCAGAACGGCGACATCCTCCCGCACGACACGCTCGTCATCGACGAGATCCACCAGACATCGGCGGAGCTGGAGCTGTGCCTCGCGCTCGGCAAGCGCGCGGGCTGCCGCTTCATCTGGCTGTCCGCCACCGTGGACCCGGCGCTCTACGCGCGCTACCTGGACAGCGCCGACGTGCTCGAGGTCCAGGCGTTCGATCCAAGGAAGGTGGCCACCGTCACGCTCGTGCGCCGCGAGCCACTCGCCTTCCTCGATGCGACCTTCCTGCTCGCCGTGGAGAAGGAGCGGCGGGGGGTGGGCGTCTTCCTTCCCACGCGGGCGGCGGTCGAGCAGGCGGCCCTGCACACGCGCACCCTCGAGCCGCGCATCCACGCGGCGCACTACCACGGCGGGGAGCCCCTGCGCGCCCTCCGGCCGTTCCTCGAGGGCCCGCCCCCCCTGCCCTACCTGCTCGCCATGACGGCCGCGGGCCAGAGCGCGCTCAACGTACAGGGGCTCGACACCGTCGTCATCGAGGACTCGCGCTTCGCCAACGTCATCGAGCGCGGGCGCAACGTCCTCACGCGCGTGCCCCTGGGCAACAACGAGCTGCTGCAGATGGCCGGGCGCGTCCATGGCCGCGTGGAGGGGGGCCGCGTCTTCATCCTGAGCCAGCGCGAGCTGGACTTCTTCGCGCTCCGTCCCACCGGGCCCGAGTTCCAGCTCGCCGGGGACCCGGAGCGCGTGGCGCTCACCGCCGCCGCCCTGGGCGTCCGGGCCGATACGCTGGACCTGCCCGTCCCGCTCGATGTGCCCACCTACCGCCGCGTGTTCCAGCGGCTCCAGGCGCGCGGCATCGTCGATGAGCAGGGACGGCTCACCTCCTACGGGCGTGCCGTCGAGACCCTCCCAGTGGAGCGGGCCTGGGCGGAGCTGCTCGTCCAGGCGGAGGACTCCCTGCTGCCCTTCCTCGCCGTGTGCAGCGCCATCGACTCGCTGCACCGCATGACCCGCGAGGCGCGGGACCTGGCGGGGGTGGAGGTCGCGGGGAGCGACCACCTCACCGCCTACGCCCTCTACGCCGAGGCGTACCAGGAAGCGGGCTTCATCGGGGAGGTGTACGGGCTCGCGCGCCACCTGTTCCACGCGGAGAAGCTGGAGCGCTGGGCCGAGCGGCGCGGCGTGCTCGTGAAGGCCCTCGAGGAAGCGGCCCTGGTGACGGCGGGGGTCTACCGGAGCGTGGGGGTCGCCCTGCCCGAGCACCTGCCCCCCGTGGACGGGGACGTGTACCGCCGCTTCGCGGACCTGCTCGCGCGGGTGATGCCCTTCGACCTCGTCATCGACGAGCGGACGGCCGCGGGCGAGCAGGCGCGCGTCGCGAAGACGAGCGTGTGTGGCAACTGGGGCGCGGTGACGGGGGTGCTCCGCTACTTCGCCGACCGCTCGGGGACTCCGCATGCGTCCATCGACGGCACCCACCTCCCGGCGGACCTGTTGAGGACGTACGCGCACCGCGCCGAGGCGGGGATCCTCTACGATCCGTGGCACCTGTCCCTGGTGGTCGAGTGGCGCGTGACGTCCGCGGGCTTCGAGCTGGAGCGCGAGCGCGAGGTGCTGTCCACCTGGGGGCCCGAGCGGGTGGACCGCGCACGGCATGCGCTCGCGGAGGCGATGGCGCGCGGCGAGGCGGAGCATCCAGCGGTGCGTCGCAACCAGCCGGGAATCGACGAGGTGCGCGAGGTGTGGCGCCGCTCGGGCGGACGCACGGCGAAGCTCGGTGTACCCGAGCTGACCGCCCTCTACGCGGCCCAGCTCGGAGACGTCACGTCGATGGACGCATTCCATGCCCACCCGTTGGCGCTCGACCTGGAGGCGGTACTGCCGCGCGAGGTCCGCGAGCGCTTCCTCGCGCTGCCGGACACGGTGGACCTTCACGGTGAAAGGGTGGAACTCGACTACGAGGTGGAGCGGGACGAGCACGGGACCCCCTTCGGGGTGGTCTGGCTCCACCTGTCCGAGGAGCTCGCTCGCACGCTCGTGGAGGAGGACCTCCCGCTGGTCGACCGGCCCGTGCGCCTCCTCGTGGGCCACGGGCGCGACGCCGTGCGCGCCGACACCCTGTTCGAGCTCCAGGAGCTGCTCGACCTGATGGACCCGTCCGACGGGTTCGATTGA
- a CDS encoding DUF1761 domain-containing protein has translation MLDALTRINWLAVLAATVAATGLGGVWFTALFGKTYATVLGRAYDPKAKPAPLFIVGPMVCSLAAIITSALLMKALNLSSAGEALAFGAVVGLGYFVATMANTAINPNMPRPLMYSLVSGPYFFLMSISTSLILVAMP, from the coding sequence ATGCTCGACGCACTGACTCGCATCAACTGGCTCGCCGTCCTCGCGGCGACCGTCGCGGCCACCGGACTCGGTGGCGTGTGGTTCACGGCCCTGTTCGGCAAGACGTATGCGACCGTCCTCGGCCGGGCCTACGATCCGAAGGCGAAGCCCGCCCCCCTCTTCATCGTGGGGCCCATGGTCTGCTCGCTGGCCGCCATCATCACCAGCGCGCTCCTGATGAAGGCCCTGAACCTCTCCTCGGCCGGGGAGGCCCTCGCCTTCGGAGCAGTCGTGGGCCTGGGCTACTTCGTCGCGACCATGGCGAACACGGCCATCAACCCCAACATGCCCCGCCCGTTGATGTACAGCCTGGTCAGCGGACCTTACTTCTTCCTCATGAGCATCAGCACCAGCCTCATCCTCGTGGCGATGCCTTAG
- a CDS encoding alpha/beta fold hydrolase: protein MRLETTIVGSGPRRIGLVHGLGADASTWEPFIEQLRASGQVTVFAPDLRGHGRSARAESWSLAEFADDLVETLPHDLDVVVGHSLGGAVLAAAVERLRPGHAVYLDPGFQLGLPTTGLRGRLFWAVPALTLGVAALLTARASAAARKGYPERTRRLMADATKRFDKRMAIGIFRDIAFHPVAAARPPVPSTVVLSADSKAVLPEGLATALTGFGWDVRRLSHLHHDMQLQDPAATFTLLRDVLLGP from the coding sequence ATGCGTCTCGAAACGACGATCGTGGGGAGCGGCCCCCGCCGCATCGGCCTGGTGCATGGACTCGGTGCGGATGCGTCCACCTGGGAGCCCTTCATCGAGCAACTCCGTGCCTCGGGCCAGGTGACGGTGTTCGCGCCCGACTTGAGGGGCCATGGCCGCAGCGCGCGGGCGGAGTCGTGGTCGCTCGCCGAGTTCGCCGATGATCTCGTCGAGACCCTGCCGCACGACCTCGACGTCGTCGTGGGTCACTCGCTCGGGGGCGCGGTGCTCGCGGCGGCGGTGGAGCGCCTGCGGCCCGGCCACGCGGTGTACCTGGACCCGGGCTTCCAACTGGGCCTGCCGACCACCGGGCTCCGGGGCCGGCTGTTCTGGGCGGTGCCCGCGCTGACCCTGGGCGTGGCCGCGCTCCTCACCGCGCGGGCGAGCGCGGCGGCGCGCAAGGGCTACCCGGAGCGCACGCGGCGCCTCATGGCGGACGCGACGAAGCGCTTCGACAAACGGATGGCGATTGGCATCTTCCGGGACATCGCCTTCCACCCGGTGGCCGCCGCCCGGCCCCCGGTTCCCTCCACCGTCGTGCTCTCCGCGGACAGCAAGGCCGTGCTGCCCGAGGGGCTGGCCACGGCCCTGACGGGGTTCGGGTGGGACGTGCGCAGGCTCTCCCACCTGCACCACGACATGCAGCTCCAGGATCCGGCGGCGACGTTCACGCTCCTGCGGGACGTGCTGCTCGGCCCGTGA
- a CDS encoding threonine aldolase family protein — protein MNPRHLSRGEFLSLTSLLAGSSLLPRRADAAPKPTAKPAPPPPEPPQGDSLRRSCRATFTGSTPEDAGTELIRLGEWIRDQGLPSDAYGQSAFIQGFEQKIAERLGFEAGCFMPTGTMGQLIALRIYADEGGTRTVGLHPSSHHVLHESDSHTVLHGLQPVVLCPWTRPVLADDVRNARERLGTLSVELPVRWLGGQLQTWEQLEELKRTCRERGVKLHMDGARLWESQPFYGRSYADICRGFDSVYVSFYKRVGALGGAMVVGSKDFIRTARMWRHRHGGNLFQLLPYVASAAMKLDTALERLPQQVRRAKALSEALAADSRLVVLPRPAQTNMFRVFLRGDAAEFSRRRDRIAREDSLWLTHGFGQTRVPGVVDTELQVGEGLAGLEDAQVVRAFLRLLDPA, from the coding sequence ATGAACCCTCGACACCTCAGCCGGGGAGAGTTCCTCTCCCTCACGAGCCTGTTGGCCGGCTCCTCGCTGCTCCCCCGCCGGGCGGACGCGGCCCCCAAACCCACCGCGAAGCCCGCGCCCCCGCCGCCGGAGCCCCCGCAAGGTGACAGCCTGCGGCGAAGCTGCCGCGCCACGTTCACCGGCAGCACCCCCGAGGACGCGGGCACCGAGCTCATCCGCCTGGGCGAGTGGATTCGCGACCAGGGCCTGCCCTCGGATGCGTATGGGCAGAGCGCGTTCATCCAGGGCTTCGAGCAGAAGATCGCGGAACGGCTCGGCTTCGAGGCGGGGTGTTTCATGCCCACCGGCACCATGGGCCAGCTCATCGCGCTGCGCATCTACGCGGACGAGGGCGGCACCCGCACCGTGGGCCTCCATCCCTCCTCCCACCACGTGTTGCACGAGAGTGACAGCCACACCGTGCTCCATGGGCTCCAGCCGGTGGTGCTCTGCCCCTGGACCCGGCCCGTGCTCGCGGACGACGTGCGCAACGCGCGCGAGCGCCTGGGCACGCTCAGTGTCGAGTTGCCCGTGCGCTGGCTCGGAGGACAGCTCCAGACCTGGGAACAGCTCGAGGAGCTCAAGCGCACGTGCCGCGAGCGGGGGGTGAAGCTGCACATGGATGGCGCCCGGTTGTGGGAGAGCCAGCCCTTCTATGGCCGCTCGTACGCGGACATCTGCCGGGGCTTCGACTCGGTGTACGTCTCCTTCTACAAGCGGGTGGGTGCCCTGGGCGGGGCCATGGTCGTCGGGAGCAAGGACTTCATCCGGACCGCGCGGATGTGGCGGCACCGGCACGGCGGCAACCTCTTCCAACTGCTGCCCTACGTCGCCTCGGCGGCGATGAAGCTGGACACGGCCCTCGAGCGCCTGCCCCAGCAGGTGCGGCGCGCGAAGGCCCTGTCCGAGGCACTGGCCGCCGACTCCCGGCTCGTGGTGCTGCCCCGGCCCGCCCAGACCAACATGTTCCGCGTCTTCCTGCGCGGCGACGCCGCCGAGTTCTCCCGCCGCCGGGATCGCATCGCGCGCGAGGACTCCCTCTGGCTGACGCACGGTTTCGGCCAGACCCGGGTCCCGGGGGTCGTCGATACGGAACTCCAGGTCGGCGAGGGCCTCGCGGGCCTCGAGGACGCCCAGGTCGTCCGGGCCTTCCTCCGGCTGCTCGACCCCGCCTGA